DNA sequence from the Terriglobales bacterium genome:
CGCACCGCGGTGTGCAACCACGGCGGCGGCCACGCCAACCACAGCATGTTCTGGAAGATCATGATGCCCAAGGGCGGCGGCCAGGCCACAGGGCTGGTGGCCGCGGGCATCCAGAAAGAGTTTGGCGGCTTCGAGCCCTTCGTGCAGAAGTTCAACGAAGCGGGCGCCAAACACTTCGGCAGCGGCTGGGTGTGGCTGGCACGCGATGGCGCCGGCAAGCTGCACATCCTGACCACGCCCAACCAGGACAGCCCGCTCACGCAGGGCTTCTATCCCATCCTGGGCAACGATCTCTGGGAGCACGCCTATTACCTGCAGTACCAGAACCGCCGCGCCGATTACCTGAAAGCGTGGTGGGACACGCTCAACTGGAAGGAAGTCAACCGGCGCTACGAGGAGAGCGTGGAACTGCTGAAGAAGCTGGCGGCGTGAGCAGTCGCCAGTCGCCGGTCGCCAGAGCGGCCGGCGGCGTCATCGCCTTGCCTTCTTCAGGAGCGCGATCTGGCCGGCGTGGTAGAGGTCGTGCTGCACCAGCCCGTGAAGCATGAAGTAGAGCGTGTAGCGCTTGCCGGGGACGATCCGCTTCAGTCGCGACTCCGGCAGCGCAGCGACGGCGCGGTGCAGGTCCTGCTGCGCCGCCTGCAGCGCGGCCAGCGTGCTCTGCCAGTTGGCGGCGGTGGCATTGGGCATGGGCGGAAAATTCTGTGCCGGCGAGAGCGACAGCGCGTGCCCCTGCATGCGGCGCAGTACGGCGCGCTTCCACGCGGTGATGTGCAGGACCAGCTCCCAGACGGTGTGAGCATTGCGCAGCGGGCGCGCGGCCGCCTGCTTCGCCGTGATCCCGCGGAGAAGCCGGCGCAAGGCCGGGCCGTGCCAGGCAGGGCCGGCGTAGGCGCGGTGGAGCTGGTCGGCGAGGCGCTGGCTCTCCGAGGCCATGGTTCACTCCGCGACGATGGTCATGCCGGCCGCATCGGCGGCCGCGGCGATCTTCTCCCCATCGAGCAGCAGGCACTTTCCGGCGTCGAGGGCAAGGCAGGTGGCGCCCGCCCGGCGCATGGCCTCGACGGTGGCCACGCCCACCACGGGTACGTCGAAGCGCATGTCCTGGTTGGGCTTGGCCACCTTCACCACGGTGAGGGCGCGGCTGAGCGCGGCGTCCCCCTCCAGGCTTTTCATGATCTCGCCGGCGCGCTGGATGGTGGCGTCGGTGCCCTCCATGGCCTCCACGGCCACGCAGGCGGACTCGGCGATGACCACGGTCTGCCCGATGTCGTACTGCGCCAGGTGGCGGGCCACGGCGCGGCCGTACTCGATGTTCCTGCGCTCGGCCTCGCTGGGAGCGCGGCGGGTGAGCACGCCGGCCTTGGCCAGCAGCGGCTCCAGGTAAGAAGTGGAACTGATGAGGTGGATGCCTTCACCCTCCAGCACCTTGGCCACCGCACCGATGAGGGAATCGGTGTTGCGCGTGCCCAGGGAGAGCAGCAGCTTGGCCAGGCGCCAGTCGGGCTTGATGCTGGAGAAGATCTGCTTGTGCTTGACCTGCCCGGCCATCACCGCGCGGGTGACGCCCTCGCGCTTGAAGGTCTCGATCAGCTTGGAGAGTTCGCCCAGAGAGAGCCAGTGGACGGCGACGGCGCCGCGGCGCTCGATCTCGGGGAAGGTCTCCTCCTTGATGGCGGCGACCACCACCTCGGCGCCCTGGGCAAGGGCGGCCTCGAGCAGCAGCAGCGGGAAGCTGCCGTTGCCGGCGATCAATCCCAGGCGTTCAGACATAGTCGCTACTCTAGCACTCACAAACAGCCGTACACCGGGGTCTCGAAGATGGGCCGCCAGTGGATGACGTGGAAGCGATAGATGCGGTAAGTGGAGTTCCGATAGGACACGACGTGCACCAGGATGTCGTCGGGCTCGCCGGGCCGCCGCGGGATCTGGTCCACGTACAGCAACTCTTCTCCCTGCGAGACCGAGTTCGGGTGGTCGTACCAGAGCAGGGTGGGCTCGCTGCCGGGCTTGATAACGAAGAAAAGGCTGTCCTGGATGCCACTGTCGTCGGGTGTGGGGATGACGAAGGTCGCGATCAGGCTGAACTGGCCACGGCCCTCCAGGTCGGCCACGGCGAGGCCGTCGGCGCGCAGGCGCGCCAGGTCAGCCTCCGCCACCTTGTGCTCGCGGAGGATCTGCGTCGCCACCTCGGCAGCCTGCCGGCGCTCCGCCGGGGTGGGCTGGCGGCGGCGGCTCTGCGGACGCGCCATGGAGGCAGAGTCGGTGGCCATAGCCGCCCGTGGATCCTGCCCTCCGCCCAGAAGCCGCAGGTCGGCGAGGGAGCCCGGAGTCCCTGCCGGATCACGCTGGCCGTTGGACACGATCTTGCCGATCTGCTTGCCTCCTGAGAGCAAGGGGTAGCTGCGGCCCGCGGCCAGGTAGTGGGCGAAAAAGGCGTCGGCGGCCGCATCCTGCGGCTCGCACGAGGCCGGGACCGGGGAGTAATCGCCCTCCTCGACCGTGGCCACGGGCGTGATCCAGTGGGAGGCCAGTCCCTCTGCTTCCTCGACGGCGAAGACCACGGCGTGCTCGGGGCCGGCGGCGGGGCTCTGCGCAGCAGCAGAACAGGCAGCGAGGACCGGAAGGAAGACCGCGATGCCCAGGGCCGCCAGGGTGGGGGCGCAACCAGCCCGCCTCATTTGATCACGCCCCGCTCCGACTCTTCGATGAAGCGGATGAGCAGGAGGACGTCCTCGCCCGGATCGGCCTCCGCCTTGAGCTTCTCCAGCGCCTGCGAGGTGTTGAGCTTGGAGGCCAGCAGGACCTTGTAAGCGTGGTGGATCTTGCGGATGCGCTCGCGGGAGAAGCCGCGGCGCTCCAGGCCCACCGCGTTGAGGCCGTAGGCATGGGCGTCGCGCGCGGCCACGGTCTTGGAGAAGGGCAGCACGTCGCGGGTGATGGTGCTGCCGCCGCCGATAAAAGCGTGGGCGCCGATGCGCACGAAGTGATGCACCGGGCAGAGCGCGCCCACCGTCGCCCACTCTTCCACGATCACGTGGCCGCCCAGGGTGGCGGCGTTGGCCATGATCACATGGTCGGCGATCAGGCAGTCGTGGGCGATGTGGCAGTAGGCCATGATCAGGCAGTGGCTGCCCACGCGAGTGAGGCCGCCGCCGCCCACGGTGCCGCGGTTGATGGTCACGAACTCGCGTACCTGGTTGTGGTCGCCCATCTCCAATCGCGTGGGCTCGCCCTGGTACTTCAGGTCCTGGGGCGCCAGCCCGATGGAGGAGAAGGGGAAGAAGACGTTGTCGGAACCCATGCGGGTGGGGCCCTCGACGTGGACGTGGGAGATCAATTCGCAGCGCTCGCCTAACTCGACCTGGGGACCAATGGCGCAGTAGGGGCCGATGCGGCAGGAGGCCGGCACCTTGGCGCCGGGATCGACGACCGCGGTGGGATGCACGCCGGCAGGAGCGGAGGCCGTGGTCACGATTCGGAGCCCTCGGACTGCGGGCCCGGGCCACCGGCCGTGCGGCTGAGCAGAGCGCAACTGGCGGTCGCTTCGCAGGCCAGCTTGTCGCCCACGAAGGCCTTGCCCTCCATGCGCACGGCGGAGTGCCGCCAGGCGACTACGTCCACCTCGATGCGCAGTTGGTCTCCCGGGACCACGGGGCGGCGAAAGCGGGCGCGCTCGATGCCGGTGAAGACCATGAGCTTGCCCTGGCGGTTCTCCGGCTCGTTGAGGATCAGCACGCCGCCAGCTTGGGCGATGGCCTCCACGACCAGCACTCCCGGCATGATGGGGAAGCCGGGAAAGTGGCCGGCGAAAAAGGGCTCATTGACGGTGACGTTCTTGAGGGCGACAATGCGCTTCTTGCGCGTCAGGTCGAGGACGCGGTCAATGAGCAGAAAGGGGTAGCGGTGGGGCAGGATGCGCTGGATCTCGTTGATGTCCAGCGTGGTCTTGGTGGGGGCGGGGGGATCGCTGACTGCGGCCGGAGAGTGGGGCGAGTCTGTCATCGCAAATCCTTTAGGTACAATACATTGCCGCCGAGGGCCGAGGCCGGCGCGGCGCAAGCTGGGTCGCCAGTCACGGCCGGCACCAAAGGGAAGCAGGGATTATAGTGCATCCGGCAGCGGGTGAGAATGGAGCGGGACCGACATGAGCACTCCCCGGGGTAGCTCCGGCGTGGGCGCGGCGCGCAAGGTGCTCCGCCACCTGGAGCAGCGCCGCCGCGAGATGCTGGGCACGCTGCAGGCGCTGGTGGAACTGGAGTCGCCCTCCCTGGACAAGACCGCGGTGGACCGCCTGGGAGAGTTCCTGGCGCAGGAGTTCGCGCGCCTGGGTGGCAAGGTGAAGATCCACCGGCAGGCCGCCGCCGGCAACCACCTGGAGGTGAGCTTCGCGGCCGAGCGCCGCGGGCGCGGCGGCCAGCCCATCCTGCTGCTCGGGCACATGGACACGGTGTACGAGGTGGGCACGCTGAAGAGCATGCCCTTCCGCGTAGGCCAGGGGCGGGCCTGGGGACCGGGGACGCTGGACATGAAGTCGGGCATCACCCAGGCGCTCTTCGCGCTGCGGGCGATGCGGCAGGCGCTGGGCGGGCTGGGGCGCCCGCTCACGGTGCTACTGGTTTCGGACGAAGAGATGGGCAGCTCCACCTCGCGGCGCATCACCCAGGCGCTGGCGCGGAAAGCGCAGGCGGTGCTGGTGCTGGAGCCGGCACAGGGCCTGGAAGGCGCGCTCAAGACCGCGCGCAAGGGCGTGGGCGATTACGTGGTGAAGGTGACCGGGAAGGCGGCGCATGCCGGTCTGGACTTCCGCGCCGGGCACAGCGCCATCCTGGAACTGGCGCAGCAGATCGCGGTCATCCAGACCTTCACCGACCTGGGGCGCGGGCTCACGGTCAACGTAGGTGTGGTGCGCGGGGGAACGCGCACCAACGTGGTGGCGGCGGAGGCGGCCGCGGAGGTGGACGTGCGCATCGAGCGCCTGAGCGACGCCGCGCTCATCGAAGAGAAGTTCCGCTCGCTGCGGCCGTTCAACCCCAAGTGCCAAGTAGAGATCAGCGGCGGCATCAACCGTCCGCCGCTGGAGCGCAGCCAGGGCGGGGCGCTGCTCTACGGCGTGGCCAAAGGACTGGCCCGCGGGCTGGGCTGGGAGTTGGGTGAGGCCGCGGTGGGCGGCGGCTCGGACGGCAACTTCACGGCGGCGCTGGGGGTGCCCACGCTGGATGGCCTGGGCGGCGTGGGCGAAGGGGCGCACGCGCCGCAGGAGTCGGTGCTGCTGGCGGAACTGCCGCGGCGCGCGGCCCTGCTGGCGGGGCTGATCGAGACGATTTGAGGCAGGCGGCCGGAAGGGTCATAGGCCGCGCTTGCCAGCGGTGCTAGAATGGCGACAGATGTGGAGGCTCCATGATTGGCAAGCTGGGTTTGCCGGAATTGCTTCTGATCCTGGCCATCGCCCTCCTGATCTTCGGGCCGGGCAAGCTCGCGGACTTGGGCAAGGGCCTGGGCGATGGGATCCGCAGCTTCCGGTCGGCGGTGAAGGAAGGCGAGAAAGAGCCAGACAAGAAATAGAGCCTTCTCCCTCGGGGAAACGGACCTGAGCGCGCCCCTGTCTAGACTGCGCCGTGCTCCCGCAGCATACGGTAGACCAAGCGCACGGGCAGTCCCACCACGTTGAAGTAGCAGCCCTCCACGCGCGTCACGAAGCGTGAAGCGAACTCCTGGATGCCGTAGGCGCCGGCCTTGTCCATGGTCTGACCGGTGGCCACGTAGGCTTGGATCTCTTCGTCAGTGAGCGGCGCGAAGGTGACCTGCGTGGTTTCCGAGCGGACATCCTCGAAGACAGTTTCCGGTTTCTCATTTCCAGTTTCCAGAAGAAGAAGGCAGACACCGGTCGTGACCTCGTGGGTACGGCCGCTGAGCAGTCGAAGCATGCGGGCGGCGTCGGCGGGATCGCGCGGCTTTTCCAGCAGGTGATCGCCGGCGACCACGATGGTGTCGGCGGCGAGCACCAGCTCGCCGGGACAGCGGGCGGCGACCACGCGCGCCTTGTCGCGGGCCAGGCGGCGGGCGTAGGCGTCGGGGGCCTCGCCGGGCTCGGTCGCTTCCTCGAGGTTCGGGACCTCGACGCGGAAGGCGAGGCCGGCGTTGCGCAGTAGTTCGGCGCGGCGGGGGGAAGCGGAAGCGAGAACAAGTTTCACGTTACACGTTTCAGTTTCACGCTGAAGACTCAGTGCACGCCCACCTGGCCGCGCACCGACTCGATAAGCTTGCCCGAGTCGTAGCCCACGCCCTGCTTGAAGACGATCTCCGTCTTCTCGATGTCCTCGATCCTGGTGGCGGGATCGCCGTGCACCACCACCAGGTCGGCCTGCTTGCCGGCGGCGATGCTGCCGATGCGGTCGAGCCGCCCCAGGTACTGGGCGCCGTTGTAGCTGGCGATCTTGATGGCCTCGAGCGGCGAGAAGCCCGCCTGCACCAGCAATTCCAGCTCGCGCCAATCGCCGAAGCCGGGGATGGTGCCGCCGTTGCCGGTGGGGTCGGGGCCGGCCAGCAACAGGCCGCCCGCTTGTGCGAAGGCGCGCTCGAACTCCATCTCCTTTTTGAGCAGCGCGGTGGTGCGCGCGTTCCCTTCCGGAGTGACGCCCGAGCGCGCCGCCAAAAAGCTCTCAAGCTGGCTGGGAGCCATGGCCCCGAGCGCGCGCGGGTTGGGCGGCGCGTTGATGGTGGACGCTTCGAAGACGGGCAGCGTGGAGGTCACGGCGACGTGGTGGGCGACCAGGTCGCGGATCAGGCCCTGCA
Encoded proteins:
- a CDS encoding Maf family protein, with the translated sequence MKLVLASASPRRAELLRNAGLAFRVEVPNLEEATEPGEAPDAYARRLARDKARVVAARCPGELVLAADTIVVAGDHLLEKPRDPADAARMLRLLSGRTHEVTTGVCLLLLETGNEKPETVFEDVRSETTQVTFAPLTDEEIQAYVATGQTMDKAGAYGIQEFASRFVTRVEGCYFNVVGLPVRLVYRMLREHGAV
- the lpxA gene encoding acyl-ACP--UDP-N-acetylglucosamine O-acyltransferase encodes the protein MTTASAPAGVHPTAVVDPGAKVPASCRIGPYCAIGPQVELGERCELISHVHVEGPTRMGSDNVFFPFSSIGLAPQDLKYQGEPTRLEMGDHNQVREFVTINRGTVGGGGLTRVGSHCLIMAYCHIAHDCLIADHVIMANAATLGGHVIVEEWATVGALCPVHHFVRIGAHAFIGGGSTITRDVLPFSKTVAARDAHAYGLNAVGLERRGFSRERIRKIHHAYKVLLASKLNTSQALEKLKAEADPGEDVLLLIRFIEESERGVIK
- the lpxI gene encoding UDP-2,3-diacylglucosamine diphosphatase LpxI (LpxI, functionally equivalent to LpxH, replaces it in LPS biosynthesis in a minority of bacteria.); the encoded protein is MSERLGLIAGNGSFPLLLLEAALAQGAEVVVAAIKEETFPEIERRGAVAVHWLSLGELSKLIETFKREGVTRAVMAGQVKHKQIFSSIKPDWRLAKLLLSLGTRNTDSLIGAVAKVLEGEGIHLISSTSYLEPLLAKAGVLTRRAPSEAERRNIEYGRAVARHLAQYDIGQTVVIAESACVAVEAMEGTDATIQRAGEIMKSLEGDAALSRALTVVKVAKPNQDMRFDVPVVGVATVEAMRRAGATCLALDAGKCLLLDGEKIAAAADAAGMTIVAE
- the fabZ gene encoding 3-hydroxyacyl-ACP dehydratase FabZ, producing MTDSPHSPAAVSDPPAPTKTTLDINEIQRILPHRYPFLLIDRVLDLTRKKRIVALKNVTVNEPFFAGHFPGFPIMPGVLVVEAIAQAGGVLILNEPENRQGKLMVFTGIERARFRRPVVPGDQLRIEVDVVAWRHSAVRMEGKAFVGDKLACEATASCALLSRTAGGPGPQSEGSES
- the tatA gene encoding twin-arginine translocase TatA/TatE family subunit, which produces MIGKLGLPELLLILAIALLIFGPGKLADLGKGLGDGIRSFRSAVKEGEKEPDKK
- a CDS encoding superoxide dismutase, with the translated sequence MAFELPPLPYDYSALEPVIDSQTMHLHHDKHHAGYVQNLNAALEKHPALARRSVEELLRNLHNVPEDIRTAVCNHGGGHANHSMFWKIMMPKGGGQATGLVAAGIQKEFGGFEPFVQKFNEAGAKHFGSGWVWLARDGAGKLHILTTPNQDSPLTQGFYPILGNDLWEHAYYLQYQNRRADYLKAWWDTLNWKEVNRRYEESVELLKKLAA
- a CDS encoding DinB family protein, producing MASESQRLADQLHRAYAGPAWHGPALRRLLRGITAKQAAARPLRNAHTVWELVLHITAWKRAVLRRMQGHALSLSPAQNFPPMPNATAANWQSTLAALQAAQQDLHRAVAALPESRLKRIVPGKRYTLYFMLHGLVQHDLYHAGQIALLKKARR
- a CDS encoding M20 family metallopeptidase — protein: MSTPRGSSGVGAARKVLRHLEQRRREMLGTLQALVELESPSLDKTAVDRLGEFLAQEFARLGGKVKIHRQAAAGNHLEVSFAAERRGRGGQPILLLGHMDTVYEVGTLKSMPFRVGQGRAWGPGTLDMKSGITQALFALRAMRQALGGLGRPLTVLLVSDEEMGSSTSRRITQALARKAQAVLVLEPAQGLEGALKTARKGVGDYVVKVTGKAAHAGLDFRAGHSAILELAQQIAVIQTFTDLGRGLTVNVGVVRGGTRTNVVAAEAAAEVDVRIERLSDAALIEEKFRSLRPFNPKCQVEISGGINRPPLERSQGGALLYGVAKGLARGLGWELGEAAVGGGSDGNFTAALGVPTLDGLGGVGEGAHAPQESVLLAELPRRAALLAGLIETI
- a CDS encoding amidohydrolase family protein, which encodes QGLIRDLVAHHVAVTSTLPVFEASTINAPPNPRALGAMAPSQLESFLAARSGVTPEGNARTTALLKKEMEFERAFAQAGGLLLAGPDPTGNGGTIPGFGDWRELELLVQAGFSPLEAIKIASYNGAQYLGRLDRIGSIAAGKQADLVVVHGDPATRIEDIEKTEIVFKQGVGYDSGKLIESVRGQVGVH